A window of Candidatus Hydrogenedentota bacterium contains these coding sequences:
- a CDS encoding DUF4173 domain-containing protein: MSDPEIPDAVQSESGEGGLTAGQRGGEEAIVEWGGQSGPSGPSGPSGPSGPSGPSGPGGERFVAPAVSRDLPELVQPLDRDRAGTLLLAALGMGVLGNILIFPDLLGAGATLWAVALLAGLAWSIRRRRPDGGAGANVGLIGGGKFAVRGLDGLFLLALAAALCASWRDAPFLRVCSVLLFFLTVIWIQLLVNGIRLFPAPTVVAAMHVQRTLYAWLLLPVFQLQLARAARRERGRGLFDGTLKGVIIACVLVLFFGALLGRADARFSALLSSFTDANWATWFRHVFWIAAFFGLALVVWTNRPRAHPSFWYGEPEELLTEMKAKGLALARLDLLIPMAALDVLFGAFVAVQLGYFFGGDAYVQETAGVSYAAYARRGFFELAAVAALVLPMQLLFDWWLRNESAGARRVFQLLAGIQAALLLCILASAAHRMAIYQEVYGLTRLRVYASAGIAWIGMGIVWHTLTVLRDRRDSFLMGPMAAAVALFLAVQVMNPDALIARVNIERMKANATAVEAPEEGRVRRQGGSGAVQLDVAYLRVLSLDAAPVLEGALAQLPENERGLLVVHLAAQRDRVARAGLRAWSWSRARAGD; this comes from the coding sequence ATGTCCGACCCTGAAATTCCCGATGCCGTTCAATCCGAAAGCGGGGAGGGCGGGCTGACCGCCGGACAGCGCGGTGGCGAGGAAGCGATCGTCGAGTGGGGTGGACAGAGTGGACCGAGTGGACCGAGTGGACCGAGTGGACCGAGTGGGCCGAGTGGGCCGAGTGGACCCGGCGGGGAGCGCTTCGTTGCGCCGGCGGTCTCGCGGGATCTGCCCGAGCTGGTTCAGCCGCTTGACCGGGATCGGGCGGGGACACTGCTGCTGGCCGCGCTGGGGATGGGGGTGCTGGGGAATATCCTGATCTTTCCGGATCTGCTTGGCGCGGGGGCCACGCTGTGGGCGGTGGCGCTGCTGGCGGGGCTTGCGTGGAGCATACGCCGGCGTCGGCCCGACGGCGGGGCCGGGGCAAATGTGGGATTGATTGGCGGGGGGAAGTTCGCGGTGCGCGGGTTGGATGGGCTGTTTCTGCTCGCACTTGCGGCGGCGCTTTGCGCCAGCTGGCGGGACGCGCCTTTCCTTCGGGTTTGCAGCGTATTGCTTTTCTTTCTGACGGTGATCTGGATACAGCTTTTGGTCAACGGCATTCGCCTTTTTCCCGCGCCCACGGTGGTGGCGGCGATGCACGTGCAGCGCACGCTGTACGCCTGGCTGCTCTTGCCCGTGTTTCAATTGCAACTAGCGCGCGCGGCTCGCCGGGAGCGCGGCCGCGGCCTGTTTGACGGCACGTTGAAGGGCGTTATCATCGCGTGTGTGCTGGTGCTTTTCTTTGGCGCGTTGCTGGGCCGCGCCGACGCACGGTTCAGCGCGCTCTTGTCCTCGTTTACGGATGCGAACTGGGCGACGTGGTTTCGGCACGTGTTCTGGATTGCGGCGTTCTTCGGGCTGGCGCTGGTGGTGTGGACCAACCGGCCGCGGGCGCATCCGTCGTTCTGGTATGGGGAGCCGGAGGAACTTCTGACTGAAATGAAAGCGAAGGGGCTTGCCCTGGCGCGGCTGGACCTGTTGATACCGATGGCGGCGCTCGATGTGCTGTTTGGCGCTTTCGTGGCCGTGCAGTTGGGCTATTTCTTTGGCGGCGATGCGTATGTCCAGGAGACGGCCGGGGTTTCTTATGCCGCGTATGCGCGCCGGGGTTTCTTCGAGTTGGCGGCGGTGGCGGCGCTGGTGTTGCCGATGCAACTGCTTTTCGACTGGTGGCTGCGGAATGAAAGCGCCGGGGCCCGGCGCGTTTTCCAGCTCCTCGCGGGGATCCAGGCGGCGCTGCTGCTTTGCATCCTGGCGTCGGCGGCCCACCGCATGGCGATCTATCAGGAGGTCTATGGCCTGACCCGGCTGCGGGTATACGCGAGCGCGGGCATTGCGTGGATCGGAATGGGAATTGTATGGCACACGCTCACTGTGTTGCGGGATCGGCGGGATTCTTTCCTGATGGGGCCGATGGCGGCGGCGGTGGCGCTTTTTCTTGCGGTGCAGGTGATGAATCCCGATGCCTTGATCGCGCGGGTGAATATTGAGCGGATGAAGGCCAATGCGACCGCGGTTGAGGCGCCTGAGGAAGGGCGTGTACGCCGGCAGGGCGGCAGCGGCGCGGTGCAGCTGGATGTGGCGTATCTTCGGGTGCTGAGCCTGGATGCGGCGCCGGTGCTGGAGGGCGCCCTGGCGCAGTTGCCGGAGAATGAGCGCGGACTGCTGGTGGTCCACCTCGCGGCGCAGCGGGACCGCGTTGCGAGGGCGGGGCTGCGCGCGTGGAGTTGGAGCCGCGCGCGGGCGGGGGATTGA
- the aat gene encoding leucyl/phenylalanyl-tRNA--protein transferase, which produces MPVFQLTRHIAFPPVHLAEDGLLAVGGDLSEARLLLAYRSGIFPWYSRGEPLLWWSPDPRMVLFPEDFHCSRRLARTIRQRPFEITIDRAFDRVIRACAETPRGGQDGTWITPAMETAYIRLNQHGYAHSLECWENGELAGGLYGVAIGGMFFGESMFSRRDDASKIAMYTLSRAARAWGIPMIDCQVANPHLARLGAREIPRREFCRLLREGLNTPLRANAWRELPDD; this is translated from the coding sequence ATGCCCGTATTCCAGCTGACCCGACATATCGCCTTTCCCCCCGTACACCTGGCGGAAGACGGCCTGCTCGCGGTCGGCGGCGACCTCTCCGAAGCGCGCCTGCTCCTCGCCTACCGCTCCGGTATCTTCCCGTGGTACTCCCGCGGCGAGCCGCTGCTCTGGTGGTCGCCCGACCCGCGCATGGTCCTCTTCCCGGAGGATTTTCACTGCTCCCGACGCCTCGCGCGCACCATCCGCCAGCGCCCCTTTGAGATCACCATCGACCGCGCCTTCGATCGCGTCATCCGCGCCTGCGCCGAGACCCCGCGCGGAGGACAGGACGGCACCTGGATAACGCCGGCCATGGAAACTGCGTATATCCGGCTGAACCAGCATGGCTATGCCCACTCCCTCGAATGCTGGGAAAACGGCGAACTCGCCGGCGGCCTCTACGGCGTCGCCATCGGTGGCATGTTCTTCGGCGAGTCCATGTTCTCCCGCCGCGACGACGCCTCCAAGATCGCCATGTACACCCTGAGCCGCGCCGCACGCGCCTGGGGCATCCCGATGATCGATTGCCAGGTGGCCAACCCGCACCTCGCGCGCCTCGGCGCCCGGGAAATCCCCCGGCGCGAATTCTGCCGCCTCCTGCGCGAGGGCCTGAACACCCCCCTCCGCGCCAACGCCTGGCGCGAACTGCCCGATGATTGA
- a CDS encoding class I SAM-dependent methyltransferase, whose product MPGPSRIVKHTVVSSGLHDADIRPPDLLEAFKQLSLRDAAAFFGAPDALEQVPCPACGADNPAYAFEKDGYHFQDCGQCQSRYVSPRPRADALKRYHAESEASRFRASRFAEGAAAQRRHHLLRANAAWIARIVAETGLPPGAAYADCRTYAPELFDEIADLGCFGPLYAIAPWNPVAGRCKTPVAEARLDSPLALDAISAFEKLEHQHAPLELLHAIATRLNPGGLLFLTTRTCSGFDLQILGEKAPYIFVPEHLNLLSIAGLEHLATRAGFDIIELSTPGQLDVELVAHASAADPSIVLPPFIKILIGDRGPRAHADFQEFLQKHRLSSHVRLALKKAST is encoded by the coding sequence ATGCCCGGCCCGAGCCGCATCGTAAAACACACGGTCGTCTCCAGCGGACTGCACGACGCCGACATCCGCCCGCCGGACCTGCTGGAAGCCTTCAAACAGCTTTCGCTTCGGGATGCCGCCGCCTTCTTCGGTGCGCCCGACGCCCTGGAACAGGTCCCATGCCCCGCGTGCGGCGCGGATAACCCGGCGTACGCCTTCGAGAAGGACGGATACCATTTTCAGGATTGCGGGCAGTGCCAGAGCCGCTATGTATCGCCCCGCCCCCGCGCGGACGCCCTCAAGCGCTACCACGCCGAGTCGGAGGCCAGCCGTTTCCGCGCCTCCCGCTTCGCCGAAGGCGCCGCCGCGCAACGGCGCCACCACCTGCTGCGCGCCAATGCCGCCTGGATCGCGCGGATTGTCGCGGAGACCGGCCTGCCCCCGGGCGCGGCCTACGCGGACTGCCGCACCTACGCTCCGGAACTCTTCGACGAGATCGCGGACCTCGGCTGCTTCGGTCCCCTGTACGCCATCGCCCCCTGGAACCCCGTCGCCGGTCGCTGCAAAACCCCGGTCGCCGAGGCGCGCCTGGATTCGCCACTCGCGCTCGACGCCATCAGCGCCTTCGAGAAACTTGAGCACCAGCACGCGCCCCTCGAACTCCTGCACGCCATCGCCACACGCCTGAACCCCGGCGGACTCCTGTTCCTCACCACCCGAACGTGCTCCGGCTTCGACCTGCAAATTCTCGGCGAAAAAGCCCCCTACATCTTCGTGCCGGAACACTTGAACCTGCTGTCAATCGCCGGACTTGAGCACCTCGCTACCCGCGCCGGCTTCGATATCATCGAATTAAGCACCCCCGGACAGCTCGATGTCGAACTCGTCGCGCACGCAAGCGCCGCCGACCCGTCCATCGTGCTGCCGCCGTTCATTAAGATCCTCATCGGTGATCGCGGACCCCGCGCCCACGCGGACTTCCAGGAATTTCTACAGAAGCACCGCCTGAGTTCCCACGTCCGCCTCGCCCTGAAAAAGGCCAGCACATGA
- a CDS encoding Gfo/Idh/MocA family oxidoreductase has translation MTAPAPIRAAIVGLGKMGRLRAQTLQQRDDVAIVSAFDPDPERFAAQFPEVPRAASLQDLLASDADAVFVCTPNRHTPGAIVAALEAGKHVLAEKPPGCTVEDIERIRVAEAARPHLRLAFGFNHRFHAGIQEAHRIANSGRLGDILWIRGVYGKADPGEAWRRDPVLAGGGILLDQGIHLLDLVRMFLGDIVEVKSMVAASHWDAPMEDNAFALLRDAAGRIAQVHSSSTQWKHRFTFEVYLQRGYLSVDGILSGSRRYGDETLTIARRPSEGGGPPLEETMYFDEDPSWAAEIDAFLACVRNNTPVCSGSSEQALKAMELVHAIYRDDPAFLRAIDAPQPGDATP, from the coding sequence ATGACCGCCCCCGCTCCCATACGGGCCGCCATCGTCGGGCTCGGCAAAATGGGGCGTCTCCGCGCGCAAACCCTCCAGCAGCGGGACGATGTCGCCATCGTCAGCGCCTTCGATCCCGATCCGGAGCGATTCGCCGCGCAATTCCCGGAGGTCCCCCGCGCGGCCTCCCTCCAGGATCTGCTCGCGTCGGACGCGGACGCCGTCTTCGTCTGCACGCCGAACCGGCACACCCCCGGCGCAATCGTCGCCGCCCTGGAAGCGGGAAAACACGTCCTCGCCGAAAAGCCGCCGGGCTGCACGGTGGAGGACATCGAGCGCATTCGCGTCGCCGAGGCCGCCCGGCCCCACCTCCGCCTCGCCTTCGGCTTCAACCACCGCTTCCACGCCGGCATCCAGGAAGCCCACCGCATCGCCAACAGCGGACGCCTGGGCGATATCCTCTGGATTCGCGGCGTCTACGGCAAGGCCGATCCCGGCGAGGCCTGGCGGCGCGACCCGGTCCTCGCGGGTGGCGGCATCCTCCTCGATCAGGGCATACACCTCCTCGACCTCGTCCGCATGTTTCTGGGCGATATCGTCGAAGTCAAAAGCATGGTCGCCGCTTCCCACTGGGACGCCCCCATGGAAGACAACGCCTTTGCGCTCCTTCGGGACGCCGCCGGCCGCATCGCCCAGGTGCACAGCTCCAGCACCCAGTGGAAACACCGTTTCACCTTCGAGGTTTACCTGCAGCGCGGCTACCTCTCCGTCGACGGCATCCTCTCCGGCAGCAGACGCTATGGCGACGAAACCCTCACCATCGCGCGCAGGCCATCCGAGGGAGGCGGACCGCCCCTCGAAGAAACCATGTACTTCGACGAAGATCCAAGCTGGGCCGCCGAAATTGACGCCTTCCTCGCGTGCGTCCGAAACAACACCCCCGTCTGTTCAGGCAGTTCCGAACAGGCCCTGAAGGCCATGGAGCTCGTCCACGCCATCTACCGGGACGACCCCGCCTTTCTGCGCGCGATCGATGCGCCGCAACCCGGAGACGCCACGCCATGA
- a CDS encoding hydroxyacid dehydrogenase: protein MSLTVAIGPSTFAEKDPEPLRMLEAAGVQVKPNPCGRRLTESEIIAHLQGVDGLIAGLEPLNRAVLQAAHPRLKALARVGIGVANVDFDAAREFGVRVSSTPEGPIDAVAEMTLAALLTLARGIVPANDALHHGEWAKSIGLGLRGATVLLVGCGRIGSRVAELLQAFGADVLAADPALNPDSAPPGVKIVSIEDGFQRADMISLHASGEACLLNANAFARMNYGVLLLNSARGGLVDESALLGALDSGKVKGAWFDAFWEEPYTGPLTRYPQVLLTPHTATYTVQCRRRMETDAVRNLLRDLDIAPKAIAIPPEIPP from the coding sequence ATGAGCCTTACCGTCGCCATCGGCCCCTCCACCTTCGCCGAGAAAGACCCCGAACCCCTGCGCATGCTGGAAGCGGCCGGCGTCCAGGTGAAGCCCAATCCCTGCGGACGCCGCCTCACCGAATCCGAGATCATCGCGCACCTCCAGGGCGTGGATGGCCTGATCGCGGGCCTGGAGCCGCTGAACCGCGCCGTGCTTCAGGCCGCCCACCCCCGCCTCAAGGCCCTCGCCCGCGTCGGCATCGGCGTCGCCAACGTCGACTTCGACGCCGCCCGCGAGTTTGGCGTCCGTGTCTCCAGTACGCCCGAGGGCCCCATCGACGCCGTCGCCGAAATGACCCTCGCCGCACTGCTGACCCTGGCCCGCGGCATCGTCCCCGCCAACGACGCCCTGCACCACGGCGAATGGGCCAAATCCATCGGCCTCGGCCTGCGAGGCGCCACGGTGCTCCTCGTCGGATGCGGCCGCATCGGGAGCCGCGTAGCGGAACTGCTCCAGGCCTTCGGCGCGGATGTCCTCGCCGCCGACCCCGCGCTCAACCCCGATTCGGCCCCGCCCGGCGTAAAAATCGTCTCAATCGAAGACGGCTTCCAGCGCGCCGATATGATCTCCCTTCACGCGAGCGGCGAAGCCTGTCTGCTCAATGCAAACGCCTTCGCCCGAATGAACTACGGCGTCCTGCTGCTCAACAGCGCGCGCGGCGGCCTGGTCGACGAGTCCGCGTTGCTTGGCGCGCTCGATTCCGGTAAGGTGAAGGGCGCCTGGTTCGATGCCTTCTGGGAGGAACCCTATACCGGCCCCCTCACCCGATACCCGCAGGTGCTCCTGACGCCGCACACCGCCACCTACACGGTCCAGTGCCGGCGCCGGATGGAGACCGACGCCGTCAGAAACCTCCTGCGGGACCTCGACATCGCGCCAAAAGCCATTGCCATCCCCCCGGAGATTCCACCATGA
- a CDS encoding YhcH/YjgK/YiaL family protein produces MIAARLADWRHYFQGPVWESAFTFLEQLPVGSPDNDGLVPIPDSALRYRVMSYPTRGPEGGVIEAHDTHVDIQMSLVGAEAIDWYERSGLVASQPYDAENDYVLFEKPASITGSVINAPGYFSVYFPEDAHMAQQLVGGVVETVRKVVIKVPLSLVRPAR; encoded by the coding sequence ATGATTGCCGCACGACTCGCCGATTGGCGTCACTACTTCCAGGGCCCCGTCTGGGAAAGCGCCTTCACCTTTCTCGAACAGCTGCCGGTCGGCAGCCCCGACAACGATGGCCTGGTCCCCATACCGGATTCCGCATTGCGCTACCGCGTCATGTCCTACCCCACCCGGGGCCCGGAAGGCGGCGTGATCGAGGCCCACGACACCCACGTCGACATTCAGATGTCGCTCGTGGGCGCCGAGGCCATCGACTGGTACGAGCGCAGCGGACTGGTCGCGTCACAGCCCTACGACGCGGAGAACGACTACGTACTCTTCGAAAAGCCAGCGTCCATCACCGGCTCCGTCATCAACGCGCCCGGCTATTTCTCGGTCTATTTCCCCGAGGATGCCCACATGGCCCAGCAGCTGGTCGGCGGCGTCGTGGAAACCGTCCGCAAAGTCGTCATCAAGGTCCCCCTCAGCCTCGTCCGCCCCGCGCGCTGA
- a CDS encoding SIS domain-containing protein, giving the protein MYKLAELHAAAPSAQAYTQSYFDRLTGLLNQLDKNAIAATIDAIEQCSQRGNTLFSMANGGSAASASHLVNDLVAGCYLDDKPKLRTLCLSDNVATVTALGNDAGFDHIFSHQLRVHMRPGDVVLAMSVSGNSENLIQAVDYANANGATTIAYAGFDGGRLAQKCKISVVIPTTKDEYGPVEDVFNILGHVVITYIAMSRGKYLHHG; this is encoded by the coding sequence TTGTACAAACTCGCCGAACTACACGCCGCCGCACCCTCCGCGCAGGCCTACACCCAATCCTACTTCGATCGCCTCACCGGCCTTCTCAACCAGCTCGATAAAAACGCCATCGCCGCGACCATCGACGCCATAGAGCAGTGCAGCCAGCGCGGAAACACCCTCTTCAGCATGGCCAATGGCGGAAGCGCCGCCTCCGCCTCGCACCTCGTCAACGACCTCGTCGCCGGCTGCTACCTCGACGACAAACCAAAGCTGCGCACCCTGTGCCTCTCCGACAACGTCGCCACCGTCACCGCCCTGGGCAACGACGCCGGATTCGATCATATCTTCTCCCACCAGCTCCGGGTCCACATGCGGCCGGGCGATGTGGTCCTCGCCATGTCCGTCAGCGGCAACAGCGAAAATCTCATCCAGGCCGTCGACTACGCCAACGCCAACGGCGCCACCACCATCGCCTACGCCGGATTCGACGGCGGACGCCTCGCCCAAAAATGCAAAATATCCGTGGTCATCCCCACCACGAAGGACGAATACGGACCCGTCGAGGACGTCTTCAACATCCTCGGACACGTCGTCATTACCTACATCGCCATGTCCCGCGGGAAGTACCTCCACCACGGATGA